A single Tenacibaculum sp. 190524A02b DNA region contains:
- a CDS encoding HAD family hydrolase, with translation MDISFDLDSTLIPNGKEFEVENRGRIAKLLGIEELRKGAPELIADLQKKGYKVHIYTTSFRSKIKIRLTLKYYGIKVKRIVNQTENRKVLKSQNIKASKYPPAFGFDLHIDDLKGIGVEGRKLNFKTLIIEPTDKSWREKVKKHVSTSIG, from the coding sequence ATGGACATAAGTTTTGATTTAGACAGTACATTAATTCCAAATGGTAAGGAGTTTGAGGTAGAAAATAGGGGTAGAATAGCTAAGCTTTTAGGAATTGAAGAACTAAGAAAAGGAGCTCCTGAATTAATTGCTGATTTACAAAAAAAAGGATATAAAGTTCATATTTACACAACGTCTTTTCGTTCAAAAATAAAAATAAGATTGACTTTAAAATACTACGGAATTAAAGTTAAGAGAATTGTTAATCAAACAGAAAATAGAAAGGTTTTAAAATCCCAAAATATTAAAGCATCTAAATACCCACCTGCATTTGGTTTTGATTTACATATTGATGATTTAAAAGGTATTGGTGTTGAAGGAAGGAAATTGAATTTTAAAACACTAATTATTGAACCAACAGATAAGAGTTGGAGAGAGAAAGTTAAAAAACATGTTTCAACAAGTATAGGTTGA
- a CDS encoding fatty acid desaturase family protein, producing MTHEEVLKKVEWKDLKRLSLKEMLIENNLTIPWVLSSWVFAYFEYYWLALPCSAFFFLTGLRQVHNGFHNSLGTSKFLTWLSLYINSILMMASIHAVKFNHLRHHKYCLSEEDQEGKSAHMTWYGAILYGPVHLFKIHQITWKIGSRKYRKNMFIELLSILVFTSIVIYFNIHWLVYHIIIMIIGEFLMAFFAVWTVHHDTEDNPKFARTQRGNWKNKITFSMFYHLEHHLFPAVPTIKLPELAKRIDEAIPEIDKKQTF from the coding sequence ATGACACATGAAGAAGTTTTAAAAAAAGTTGAATGGAAAGATTTAAAAAGACTTTCTTTAAAAGAAATGCTTATAGAAAATAACCTAACAATACCATGGGTTTTATCTTCTTGGGTTTTTGCTTATTTTGAGTATTATTGGTTGGCGCTACCCTGTTCTGCATTTTTCTTTTTAACAGGATTAAGACAAGTACATAACGGGTTTCATAATTCTTTAGGAACAAGTAAGTTTTTAACCTGGTTGTCGCTTTATATCAATAGTATTTTAATGATGGCATCAATTCATGCCGTAAAATTTAATCATTTAAGACATCATAAATATTGTCTGTCTGAGGAAGACCAAGAAGGAAAATCAGCACATATGACTTGGTATGGAGCTATTCTTTATGGTCCTGTTCATCTGTTTAAAATTCACCAAATTACTTGGAAGATAGGAAGCAGAAAATACAGAAAAAATATGTTTATAGAGCTACTGTCTATTTTAGTTTTTACTTCAATTGTTATTTATTTCAATATTCATTGGTTAGTATATCACATAATAATCATGATAATAGGAGAGTTTTTAATGGCTTTTTTTGCGGTTTGGACGGTACACCATGATACTGAAGATAATCCAAAATTTGCCAGAACGCAAAGAGGAAATTGGAAAAACAAAATAACGTTTAGTATGTTTTATCATTTAGAACATCATCTATTTCCTGCTGTACCAACTATTAAATTACCAGAATTAGCAAAAAGAATAGACGAAGCGATTCCTGAAATAGATAAAAAACAGACCTTTTAG
- a CDS encoding cupin domain-containing protein: MRYKKSEFSNSVIKDRIEVIENSKHILRFRTFLEKGGGQNQLHYHTKINETFKVVQGELSVVLNKKESILKAGSSYTIPASTAHMFYNNSNEQVIFDVEILNPQKMIHGLKIMYGLANEGKINKEGLPKNIFYLTIALHMMDTFSPRIPYFIQKSGILILASLGKVLGIEKRLIEKYSV, from the coding sequence ATGAGGTATAAAAAAAGTGAGTTTTCTAATTCAGTAATAAAAGACCGTATAGAAGTAATAGAAAACTCAAAGCATATATTAAGATTTAGAACTTTTTTAGAAAAAGGAGGAGGACAAAATCAACTGCATTATCATACGAAAATAAACGAAACATTTAAAGTAGTACAAGGAGAGTTAAGCGTAGTACTCAATAAAAAAGAAAGTATTTTAAAAGCAGGTAGTAGTTATACTATTCCTGCGAGTACAGCTCATATGTTTTACAATAATTCTAATGAGCAGGTGATTTTTGATGTAGAGATTTTAAATCCTCAAAAAATGATTCACGGACTAAAAATTATGTATGGATTAGCTAATGAAGGAAAAATAAATAAAGAAGGGCTTCCTAAAAATATATTTTATTTGACAATAGCATTGCATATGATGGATACCTTTTCACCTAGAATTCCATATTTCATTCAAAAATCGGGTATATTAATACTAGCTAGTTTAGGCAAAGTTTTAGGGATAGAAAAACGATTGATTGAAAAATATTCTGTCTAA
- a CDS encoding PepSY domain-containing protein — MTISIWRYSHLTLAISSFVFILIASITGIILAFEPIEHQTTPYSIGNTQSISLANTISALTKEYKAVVSVKKDHHDFITASVITKEGKNATFYIDPLSGKKLGKIIKKKPIYKFATSLHRSLFLKSTGRFIVGFTSFLLCLIAITGLILIAKRQGGFLQLFSKVVKENFEQYYHIIIGRYTLIPIIIITVTGIYLSLDKFSLLPSHKTKHNLNFNHTNDSKKIVPFEFPVFKNISLQELESIEFPFSEDEEDYFFLKLNNKELLIHQYTGAVLSSQEISLSKRLVNLSLILHTGQGSITWSIILLLSCIGILFFIYSGFAMTFQRRKNNFIPKNKYKKNIAEYVILIGSETGSTYSFANALYEALLTQNKTVFIDALNNYTNYNKCTHLIVLTATYGEGEPPINAKKFLKQFQNINPVNPIKYAVVGFGSMAYPKFCKFAVEVENIFAHHTSFSPILPLYKINNQSFDAFKNWGIQLSKALHTELPIKQPLKKIKKQLPFIVVDKTELNNDQTFLVRLTPKNKTKFTSGDLLSIYPKEDNIERLYSIGKIENDLLLSIKKHEFGICSNYLSRLKLEDEIQGNIHTHKDFHYPKKAKEVLFIANGTGIAPFLGMLQSNSIGKKYLFWGGRNKASYQIYAGLIEDSIRKKQLQDVHIAYSQENAEKVYVQDLITQHSEIVVSTLKNNGCIMICGSVAMMNATFRVIENITLAELNKPLDFYKKKQQIKTDCY; from the coding sequence ATGACCATTTCTATTTGGAGGTATAGCCATTTAACACTGGCTATATCTTCTTTCGTTTTTATACTTATAGCTTCTATAACTGGAATTATTTTAGCTTTTGAACCTATTGAACACCAAACAACTCCTTATAGTATTGGTAACACACAATCTATTTCTTTAGCAAATACTATTAGTGCTTTAACTAAAGAATACAAAGCTGTTGTTTCTGTTAAAAAGGATCACCATGATTTTATTACTGCTTCGGTTATTACCAAAGAAGGTAAAAATGCTACTTTTTATATTGACCCTCTTTCTGGTAAAAAATTAGGTAAAATAATAAAGAAAAAACCAATATATAAGTTTGCTACTAGCTTACATAGGTCTTTATTTTTAAAATCTACAGGTAGATTTATAGTAGGATTTACCTCTTTTTTACTTTGCTTAATAGCCATTACTGGTCTTATTTTAATAGCCAAAAGACAAGGTGGATTTTTACAGTTATTTTCAAAGGTAGTCAAAGAAAATTTTGAACAATACTATCACATCATTATTGGCAGATATACATTAATACCTATTATTATTATTACTGTAACTGGTATCTATCTTTCCTTAGATAAATTTTCTCTTTTACCTTCTCATAAAACAAAACATAATCTAAACTTTAACCATACTAATGATTCCAAAAAAATAGTACCTTTTGAGTTTCCTGTTTTTAAAAACATTTCTCTTCAAGAGCTAGAAAGTATAGAATTTCCTTTTTCTGAAGATGAAGAAGATTACTTCTTTTTAAAATTAAACAACAAGGAACTTTTAATACATCAGTACACAGGTGCTGTATTGAGTTCTCAAGAAATTTCGCTTTCAAAAAGATTGGTTAATTTAAGTCTTATACTGCATACAGGACAAGGAAGTATTACTTGGTCTATTATCTTACTATTATCTTGTATTGGTATTTTGTTTTTTATCTACTCAGGTTTTGCTATGACTTTTCAGAGGCGTAAAAACAACTTTATTCCTAAGAACAAATACAAAAAAAACATTGCTGAGTATGTCATTTTAATAGGCTCAGAAACTGGAAGCACCTATTCTTTTGCTAATGCATTATACGAAGCTTTGTTAACACAAAATAAAACTGTTTTTATTGATGCTTTAAACAACTATACTAACTACAATAAATGTACACATTTAATAGTACTTACAGCAACTTATGGTGAAGGCGAACCACCAATCAATGCTAAAAAATTTTTAAAGCAATTTCAAAACATAAACCCCGTAAATCCTATTAAATATGCTGTAGTTGGATTTGGTTCTATGGCTTATCCAAAATTTTGTAAATTTGCTGTAGAGGTAGAAAATATATTCGCTCATCATACAAGTTTCTCTCCTATTTTACCACTTTACAAAATTAATAATCAATCTTTTGATGCTTTTAAAAATTGGGGAATTCAATTAAGTAAAGCTTTACATACAGAGCTACCAATAAAACAACCTCTAAAAAAAATAAAAAAGCAACTACCTTTTATAGTAGTTGATAAAACAGAGTTAAATAACGATCAAACTTTTTTAGTCAGATTAACCCCTAAAAACAAAACCAAATTTACTTCTGGTGATTTATTGTCTATTTATCCTAAAGAAGATAATATTGAACGTTTGTATTCTATCGGTAAAATTGAAAACGATTTGTTATTAAGTATAAAAAAACATGAATTTGGCATTTGCTCTAATTACCTAAGTCGATTAAAACTGGAAGATGAAATTCAAGGGAACATTCATACACATAAAGATTTTCATTATCCAAAAAAGGCAAAAGAAGTCTTATTTATTGCTAATGGAACAGGTATTGCTCCTTTTTTAGGAATGCTTCAATCCAACAGTATTGGTAAAAAGTATCTTTTTTGGGGTGGAAGAAATAAAGCTTCTTACCAAATTTACGCTGGTTTAATTGAAGATAGTATTCGTAAAAAGCAGCTGCAGGATGTACATATTGCTTATTCACAAGAAAATGCAGAAAAAGTATATGTGCAAGATCTTATAACACAACATAGTGAAATTGTTGTTTCCACCTTAAAAAATAATGGTTGTATTATGATTTGTGGCTCCGTTGCGATGATGAATGCTACTTTTAGGGTTATAGAAAACATTACGCTAGCCGAATTAAATAAACCCTTAGATTTTTATAAAAAGAAGCAACAAATAAAAACGGATTGTTATTAA
- a CDS encoding DUF2271 domain-containing protein, which translates to MKVKNLSKGIFILLATVFCLYGFTKISDSKTYKCMIQMKNYSGEGAYIVISLLKDGEYVETLYVQGDDEDWYSDITEWWQFQGKVRRDIDAITGATVSGGNRTVSLLNIDNNKIDNGYKIRFESAVEDQEYYKDDIEFDLTSENIKNKMEGKGFIRYIRLMPQ; encoded by the coding sequence ATGAAAGTTAAAAATTTAAGTAAAGGAATCTTTATACTACTAGCAACCGTTTTTTGCTTGTATGGTTTTACTAAAATAAGTGATAGTAAAACATACAAGTGCATGATTCAAATGAAAAATTATTCTGGTGAAGGTGCCTATATTGTTATTTCTTTATTGAAAGATGGAGAATACGTAGAAACGTTATATGTACAAGGAGATGATGAAGATTGGTATTCTGATATCACTGAATGGTGGCAATTCCAAGGTAAAGTTCGTAGAGATATTGATGCTATTACTGGCGCAACTGTTAGTGGTGGTAACAGAACTGTAAGTTTGTTAAATATTGATAACAATAAAATAGATAATGGATATAAAATCAGGTTCGAATCTGCTGTTGAAGATCAAGAATACTACAAAGATGACATTGAATTTGACCTTACTTCTGAAAATATTAAAAATAAAATGGAAGGAAAAGGCTTTATACGCTACATACGTTTAATGCCGCAATAA
- a CDS encoding ankyrin repeat domain-containing protein, with amino-acid sequence MFKSIYKLVLVLLFLTVSIQAQESNIFLQRDYWKTNPSIAEVEQKITEGNSVTALNRYGFDAVVYAILEKAPNEVIKHLLTKEGNGVNKLTHDKRTYIFWAAYKNNVPLMKHLIAKNARMDLKDSHQYSPLTFAAATGQTNTEIYDLCIENGIDIKNDVDEKGANALLLLIGHLKNFDLINYFTSKELSIQSTDINGNGAFNYVAKKGNKKLLEILIKKGFKYKNVNKNGENPILLATKGSRKGYNSLEFFKYLEGLGINPNITSKDGKTPLHNIAYGNKNIATFNYFLNKGVNVNQVDKNGNTPLINAAGRNSLDIIKLLSSKTSDINLQNKKGVSALSAAVERNSFEVVDYLISNNADVNTKDTKGNSLGYYLVNSYSLKKAEEFKKKLNLLKEKGVNLKATQNNNNSLLHVAIDKNNIQLLKEVQKLGIDINAKNKDGLTALHKAIMQAKDTNTIKYLLNAGADKSITTNFGESVHDLAKENELLKNEDIVFLK; translated from the coding sequence ATGTTTAAGTCTATTTACAAACTAGTTCTTGTGCTGCTATTTTTAACTGTTAGTATTCAAGCACAAGAAAGCAATATTTTTTTACAGAGAGATTATTGGAAAACAAATCCATCTATTGCAGAAGTAGAACAGAAAATAACTGAAGGCAATAGCGTTACAGCATTGAATCGATATGGATTTGATGCTGTAGTTTATGCAATACTTGAAAAAGCACCTAATGAGGTTATTAAACATCTTTTAACTAAAGAAGGAAATGGTGTTAACAAATTAACTCATGATAAAAGAACGTACATTTTTTGGGCTGCTTATAAAAACAATGTTCCTTTAATGAAGCATTTAATTGCTAAAAATGCTCGAATGGATCTAAAAGATTCTCATCAATATTCACCTTTAACCTTTGCTGCTGCAACTGGGCAAACCAATACTGAAATCTATGATTTATGTATTGAAAATGGTATTGATATTAAAAATGATGTAGATGAAAAAGGTGCTAACGCTTTACTATTACTTATTGGTCATTTAAAGAACTTTGATCTTATAAATTATTTCACTTCTAAAGAGTTAAGTATACAGAGTACTGACATAAATGGTAATGGTGCTTTTAATTATGTGGCAAAAAAGGGAAATAAAAAACTTCTTGAAATTCTTATTAAAAAAGGATTTAAGTATAAAAATGTTAATAAAAATGGGGAAAACCCGATTTTATTAGCTACAAAAGGATCTAGAAAAGGGTACAATTCACTTGAATTTTTTAAATACTTGGAAGGTTTAGGGATTAATCCTAATATTACCAGTAAAGACGGAAAGACGCCTTTACATAATATTGCTTACGGAAATAAAAACATCGCTACTTTCAATTACTTTTTAAATAAAGGTGTAAATGTTAACCAAGTTGATAAAAATGGTAATACTCCATTAATCAATGCAGCTGGCAGAAACTCTTTAGATATTATTAAACTATTAAGTTCTAAAACTTCTGATATTAACCTGCAAAATAAAAAAGGAGTTTCAGCGCTTTCAGCAGCTGTAGAAAGAAATTCTTTTGAAGTGGTTGACTATTTAATAAGTAACAATGCTGATGTAAATACTAAAGATACTAAAGGAAACTCTTTAGGATATTATTTAGTGAATAGCTATTCTCTTAAAAAAGCAGAAGAGTTTAAGAAGAAACTAAACCTTTTAAAAGAAAAAGGAGTAAACCTTAAAGCTACACAAAACAATAACAACTCATTATTACATGTAGCTATTGATAAAAATAACATTCAGCTTTTAAAAGAAGTTCAAAAATTAGGTATTGATATTAACGCTAAAAATAAAGATGGATTAACCGCATTACATAAAGCGATTATGCAAGCTAAAGATACCAATACTATAAAATATCTGTTAAATGCTGGCGCAGATAAATCTATTACGACTAATTTTGGCGAGTCTGTTCATGATTTAGCGAAAGAAAATGAGCTTTTAAAAAATGAAGATATTGTATTTTTAAAATAA
- a CDS encoding DUF6607 family protein codes for MKKLIVGSLVLLSSVTINAQKKKDKEAIKKMCGCFEVTFNFAETFNYSKDSLYKPSKNKVAKALEWAGLIEDETNKVSIQHLLQVGNPAKPSIVKHWRQDWVYQNTDFYMYNGDNEWLYETKPKSAVKKQWTQKVYQVDDSPRYEGSGSWVHIDGKSYWENTTDAPLPRREYTKRSDYNVTVRGNRHEITDYGWLHDQDNKKVIRKKGEDDFVLAHEKGYNTYVKVDDNRCKAAQEWWKKNTNKWQIVRNKWEEVYGRNSKLLLEKKVKNKALYKHLFAEEVNQEDAINEIIESFVKK; via the coding sequence ATGAAAAAATTAATCGTCGGAAGCTTAGTATTACTGTCTTCAGTAACTATAAATGCACAGAAAAAAAAGGATAAAGAAGCGATAAAAAAAATGTGTGGTTGCTTTGAAGTAACTTTCAATTTTGCTGAAACTTTTAACTATAGTAAAGATTCTTTATATAAGCCTTCAAAAAATAAAGTAGCTAAAGCTTTAGAATGGGCAGGTTTAATAGAAGATGAAACCAATAAAGTTTCTATCCAACATTTATTACAAGTTGGTAACCCTGCTAAACCTAGTATTGTAAAACATTGGCGTCAAGACTGGGTATATCAAAACACAGATTTTTACATGTACAATGGAGATAATGAATGGCTATACGAAACCAAACCTAAATCAGCTGTAAAAAAACAATGGACTCAAAAAGTATATCAAGTAGATGATAGCCCTAGATATGAAGGTTCTGGTTCTTGGGTACATATAGATGGTAAAAGTTATTGGGAAAACACTACTGATGCTCCATTACCAAGAAGAGAGTATACTAAAAGAAGTGACTATAATGTAACTGTTAGAGGTAACCGACATGAAATTACTGATTATGGTTGGTTACACGACCAAGACAATAAGAAAGTTATTCGTAAAAAAGGAGAAGATGATTTTGTATTAGCTCATGAAAAAGGTTACAACACTTACGTAAAAGTTGATGATAATAGATGTAAAGCTGCTCAAGAGTGGTGGAAAAAGAATACTAATAAATGGCAAATAGTTAGAAATAAATGGGAAGAGGTTTATGGAAGAAATTCTAAATTACTTTTAGAGAAAAAAGTTAAAAATAAGGCTTTATACAAGCATCTTTTTGCTGAAGAAGTAAACCAAGAAGATGCCATTAATGAAATTATTGAGTCTTTCGTAAAAAAATAA
- a CDS encoding TonB-dependent receptor translates to MFLNKFKAIVLVMLSITSFSQEKKQKLDSLKNNKLDEVIVTATRTARQLSSVPMPVTLISKEQIQKSGSVRLRDILLEQTGITMVKDFGNSEGVQLQGISADYTLVLIDGVPIVGRTSGNIDLSRITVNNIKQIEIVKGPSSSLFGSEAIGGVINIITEKPKRDQLKIKYHILSRGGAKNELDLNADVVYRKKNMSVVSGLNFNSSEGFDLTPKSPAKTVNPHQSYTGNLQFSYDVSEKLKVLVSQRIYQINQYVNESVNKEIDWNFNGNIKHQISNTWKVDYSFYGTRFKTESQFNGETALFNRSLFRPEVKTELALWKGTMIAGVGGNFDALDRTSISGNKTYNAMYAFGQFDFYPFENFNVILGARFEDSDTYESNFSPKLSIGYEVTDWLTLKASGGFGFKAPDFRQLFFDFRNVNNGYVVLGTQTVHTLYPNVNGINTVKKELKPETSTGINVGFDAKPIGGLTVSVNAFRNDITDLIDVYDTQLNDPGRFGNTPEQFGLKAGDRLFSYRNINEVFTQGVEVDIKWRLTDNFKFFAGYQFLDTGNKEAIKKLEEESLFIKDASGTSIRLNSSAYFGLADRSKHMINAKLFYENYEHNFSANIRGVYRSKYAPLDTNSNGVIDTFDDFVVANTQINFSMDKSFFDNLLVIQFGIDNLFDNTAIENGEVFNFPDPNSNTGETIPIDTYLQLGRTYFGRIQFNF, encoded by the coding sequence ATGTTTCTAAATAAGTTTAAGGCTATAGTTTTAGTAATGTTGAGTATCACTAGCTTTTCACAAGAGAAAAAGCAAAAGCTAGATTCTTTAAAAAATAATAAACTAGATGAAGTTATTGTAACGGCAACTAGAACGGCAAGGCAATTATCATCCGTTCCAATGCCAGTAACTTTAATCTCTAAAGAACAAATACAAAAGTCTGGTTCAGTAAGACTACGAGATATCCTATTAGAGCAAACGGGAATTACAATGGTTAAAGATTTTGGAAATTCAGAAGGTGTACAATTACAAGGGATATCAGCAGATTACACACTTGTACTAATTGACGGAGTTCCAATTGTGGGAAGAACATCAGGTAATATTGATTTAAGTAGAATAACAGTGAATAATATTAAGCAAATAGAAATTGTAAAAGGCCCTTCTTCTTCCTTGTTTGGATCAGAGGCTATAGGAGGAGTTATTAATATTATTACAGAGAAACCAAAAAGAGATCAGTTAAAAATAAAGTATCATATTTTAAGTAGAGGAGGTGCTAAGAATGAGTTGGATTTGAATGCAGATGTAGTGTACAGAAAGAAAAATATGAGTGTGGTTTCTGGTTTAAATTTTAATTCAAGTGAAGGTTTTGATTTAACGCCTAAAAGTCCTGCAAAAACGGTAAACCCACACCAGAGTTATACAGGGAATCTACAATTTTCGTATGATGTTTCAGAAAAGTTGAAAGTGTTAGTGTCTCAACGAATTTATCAAATAAACCAATATGTAAATGAGTCTGTTAATAAAGAGATTGATTGGAATTTTAATGGAAATATAAAACACCAGATATCTAATACATGGAAAGTAGATTATTCATTTTACGGAACTCGATTTAAAACTGAGAGTCAATTTAATGGAGAAACGGCTTTGTTTAATAGAAGCTTGTTTAGACCAGAGGTAAAAACAGAGTTGGCTTTATGGAAGGGTACTATGATAGCAGGTGTTGGAGGAAATTTTGATGCTTTAGATAGAACTTCTATAAGTGGTAACAAAACTTATAATGCCATGTATGCTTTTGGTCAGTTTGATTTTTATCCTTTTGAAAATTTTAATGTGATTTTGGGAGCTAGATTTGAAGATAGTGATACATACGAATCTAATTTTTCACCTAAACTATCAATAGGTTATGAAGTAACTGATTGGTTAACGCTTAAAGCATCCGGAGGTTTTGGATTTAAAGCACCAGATTTTAGACAATTATTTTTTGATTTTAGAAATGTAAATAATGGATATGTTGTTTTAGGTACGCAAACAGTACATACTTTATATCCTAATGTAAATGGTATAAATACAGTTAAAAAGGAATTAAAACCAGAAACCTCTACAGGTATAAATGTAGGATTTGATGCAAAACCAATTGGCGGATTAACTGTAAGTGTAAATGCTTTTAGAAATGATATTACTGATTTAATTGATGTTTATGACACACAATTAAATGATCCAGGAAGGTTTGGAAACACCCCAGAGCAGTTTGGTTTAAAAGCAGGTGATAGATTGTTTTCATACAGAAATATAAATGAAGTATTTACGCAAGGAGTAGAAGTAGATATAAAATGGAGGTTAACAGATAATTTTAAGTTTTTTGCAGGGTATCAGTTTTTAGATACTGGAAATAAAGAGGCTATAAAGAAATTGGAAGAGGAGTCTTTATTTATCAAAGATGCAAGTGGAACATCTATACGTTTGAATTCATCAGCTTATTTTGGATTAGCTGATAGATCAAAGCACATGATAAACGCTAAGTTGTTTTACGAAAACTATGAGCATAATTTTTCAGCAAACATAAGAGGGGTTTATAGAAGTAAATATGCTCCTTTAGATACCAATAGTAATGGGGTAATAGATACGTTTGATGATTTTGTTGTGGCAAATACACAAATAAACTTTTCAATGGATAAATCGTTTTTTGACAATTTATTAGTGATTCAGTTTGGCATTGATAATTTGTTTGATAATACAGCTATAGAAAATGGTGAGGTTTTCAATTTTCCTGATCCAAATTCAAACACTGGAGAAACCATACCTATAGATACATATTTGCAATTAGGAAGAACATATTTTGGAAGAATACAGTTTAATTTTTAA
- a CDS encoding HmuY family protein, whose product MRNLKTILGSLVIAFLVTSCSNNDTTIEKPLVKPSETKTIENFHAPAGGGGGNYTGDFAKFSFKEGKKVDGDNWDIAFRATEIIVNGGVNVENINEEPNRTGKAAVALVKNTLKDLKEAPADSEFKQDAKENLAITKGSNNGWYLYNFKDHVIEPKAGIILVVKTIEGSYAKVEIESYYKDKKINQANGRYFTFKYVYNPNPGDKNLQ is encoded by the coding sequence ATGAGAAATTTAAAAACAATTTTAGGAAGTTTAGTCATAGCATTTCTAGTAACATCATGTAGTAATAATGATACCACTATAGAAAAACCATTAGTAAAACCTTCAGAAACTAAAACAATAGAAAATTTTCATGCGCCAGCTGGAGGAGGTGGTGGAAACTATACTGGTGATTTTGCAAAGTTTAGTTTTAAAGAAGGAAAAAAAGTAGATGGAGACAATTGGGATATTGCTTTTAGAGCTACTGAAATAATTGTTAATGGAGGAGTTAATGTAGAGAATATTAATGAAGAGCCTAATAGAACAGGGAAAGCAGCAGTTGCTCTTGTAAAGAATACATTAAAAGATTTAAAAGAAGCGCCAGCAGATAGTGAATTTAAACAAGATGCTAAAGAGAATTTAGCTATTACTAAAGGTAGTAATAATGGATGGTACTTGTATAATTTTAAAGACCATGTTATAGAGCCAAAGGCAGGGATAATTCTAGTGGTCAAAACCATTGAAGGTAGTTATGCAAAAGTTGAAATAGAAAGTTATTATAAAGATAAAAAGATAAATCAAGCAAATGGAAGGTATTTTACATTTAAGTATGTATATAACCCTAATCCAGGAGATAAAAATCTTCAATAA